In Cercospora beticola chromosome 3, complete sequence, the following proteins share a genomic window:
- a CDS encoding uncharacterized protein (MEROPS:MER0015691) gives MSAMKLLTSIAALCLLPTSHACVREREFHSHGLTKRSVTPRAELSPDEQLIIDSFDANEISDWSYYYTHGNHIAGKNESQAQWTADRWAEAGFTTRLDAYNVYLNYPVSRSLALTWPNGTQYTPSLEEAVLEEDDTSSYPDRIPIFHGFSANGDVTAEYVYVGRGQQVDFERLKALGVPLEGKIALARYGGPFRGLKVKNAQDNGMIGAVLFTDPGDDGNITVAKGYAAYPDGPARNPTAVQRGSVQFLSTYPGDPTTPGYPSRKDSPRADKGAVTPRIPSLPISYAEAQPLLAALDGYGTNGSAVNRTNWVGALNATYSTGPAPGVTLHLTNQMEDAYTDIWNAIGIINGTSSDEAIVIGNHRDAWIVGGAADPNSGTAVIVELGRVFGKLLAQGWKPKRTIVLASWDAEEYGLIGSTEWMEEYLPWIKKSVVANLNIDVAVSGPHPDISATPELHRIAQDLMKKVLWPALEGNSTMYDVWSHDTNRTVGVLGSGSDYTSFVHRGIAAIDMGANPGPTDPIYHYHSNFDSYNWMSKFADPGFLAHKSMGQYLALLAYHLASDDLLPLEPINYADQMQRYYQALQYTIGNSSRVDFDVSSLQDAISTFRTQAQEAADLAQLAISSNNSELLQVVNAKYRDFQRGFTSQGGLPTREFYQHLIFAPGLDTGYAPVTFPGVTEAVERDQWEVAQDYLERTVRAIEVAGNILKT, from the exons ATGTCGGCAATGAAGCTCCTCACTTCAATCGCCGCGCTTTGCCTATTGCCGACTTCGCATGCTTGCGTCCGAGAGCGCGAGTTCCATAGCCATGGCCTGACGAAGAGATCTGTGACGCCGCGGGCAGAGCTGAGCCCGGACGAGCAACTCATTATCGATTCCTTTGATGCCAATGAGATCTCAGACTGGAGTTATTACTACACTCACG GCAACCATATTGCCGGCAAGAACGAGTCCCAAGCCCAATGGACTGCAGATCGGTGGGCGGAAGCTGGCTTCACCACTCGCCTCGACGCCTATAACGTGTATCTCAACTATCCTGTCAGCAGATCTCTCGCCTTGACATGGCCCAATGGCACGCAATATACTCCTTCACTGGAGGAAGCtgtgctggaggaggatgatacGTCGAGCTATCCGGACCGGATTCCTATTTTCCATGGCTTCTCGGCCAATGGCGACGTGACAGCCGAGTACGTGTATGTTGGAAGAGGTCAGCAAGTCGATTTTGAGCGACTCAAGGCGCTCGGTGTACCCCTCGAAGGGAAGATCGCGTTGGCTCGCTACGGAG GTCCTTTCCGAGGTCTCAAGGTCAAAAATGCCCAGGACAATGGCATGATCGGAGCTGTTCTATTCACCGATCCAGGAGATGACGGCAACATCACAGTTGCCAAAGGCTATGCTGCCTACCCTGATGGGCCAGCTCGTAACCCCACAGCTGTGCAAAGAGGATCCGTACAGTTCTTGAGCACATATCCAGGAGATCCAACGACTCCCGGCTATCCGTCTCGCAAGGACTCACCACGTGCTGATAAGGGAGCTGTTACTCCGCGCATCCCCAGTCTTCCAATTTCCTATGCCGAGGCTCAACCACTTCTTGCGGCGTTGGATGGCTATGGCACAAATGGGTCGGCGGTGAACAGGACCAATTGGGTGGGCGCACTGAACGCGACGTATTCGACTGGACCTGCGCCTGGAGTTACACTGCATCTCACCAACCAAATGGAGGATGCATACACTG ACATCTGGAACGCCATCGGCATCATCAACGGCACGAGCTCCGACGAAGCTATCGTCATTGGCAACCATCGAGATGCCTGGATCGTTGGTGGTGCTGCAGACCCCAACAGCGGAACAGCTGTCATTGTCGAGCTAGGCCGTGTCTTCGGCAAGCTTCTTGCGCAAGGCTGGAAGCCAAAGCGTACCATTGTGCTCGCAAGCTGGGACGCTGAAGAATATGGCTTGATCGGATCGACAGAGTGGATGGAGGAGTACTTGCCATGGATCAAGAAGTCCGTTGTTGCCAACCTCAATATCGATGTTGCAGTCTCTGGTCCTCATCCCGATATCTCGGCCACTCCGGAGCTGCACCGCATTGCTCAGGACCTCATGAAGAAAGTCCTTTGGCCCGCTCTCGAAGGCAATTCGACGATGTATGATGTCTGGAGCCACGACACCAACCGAACGGTTGGTGTGCTTGGTTCTGGGAGTGACTACACGAGCTTCGTCCATCGTGGAATTGCTGCGATTGATATGGGTGCAAATCCTGGACCAACTGACCCGATCTACCACTATCACAGTAACTTCGATTCTTACAACTGGATGAGCAAGTTTGCGGATCCTGGATTCCTGGCACATAAATCGATGG GCCAGTACCTCGCTCTCCTTGCTTACCACTTGGCTTCCGATGACCTCCTGCCTCTTGAGCCCATCAACTACGCCGATCAGATGCAGAGATACTACCAGGCCCTCCAGTACACCATCGGCAACTCATCGAGAGTCGACTTCGATGTCTCAAGTCTGCAGGATGCCATCTCGACGTTCCGCACTCAAGCGCAAGAGGCCGCCGACTTGGCTCAGCTCGccatcagcagcaacaattcGGAGCTTCTCCAAGTCGTCAACGCCAAGTACCGCGACTTCCAGCGCGGATTCACCTCGCAAGGCGGATTACCTACGCGGGAGTTCTACCAGCATTTGATCTTCGCTCCAGGCCTGGATACTGGGTATGCGCCCGTGACCTTCCCCGGTGTGACGGAAGCAGTGGAGAGAGATCAATGGGAGGTGGCACAAGACTACCTCGAGAGGACCGTCAGGGCTATCGAGGTGGCCGGAAATATTCTGAAGACTTGA
- the FSF1 gene encoding Putative alpha-isopropylmalate carrier, whose product MSSALPGSRDLPASRHDLSTYWGRVKHSADISDPRTLLTSSAGLENAKALITQYKQGKIPQMTPDLWTAKKIVDSTLHPDTGEPVFLPFRMSCFVLSNLVVTAGMLTPNLTTTGTIAWQVANQSLNVAINFSNANKSTPMSTSSIVQSYFLAVGASCGVAVGLNSIVPRLKSLSPSTKVTLGRLVPFAAVASAGVLNVFLMRGEEIRRGIDVFPSESEEVRKKREEAGQPLESIGKSKKAATLAVGETAVSRVLNATPIMVIPPLILVRLQQRQWLKSRPRLVLPVNLGLILTTSIFALPLALAAFPQRQAVKATSLEKEFWECGGENGLVEFNRGI is encoded by the exons ATGTCTTCCGCTCTGCCAGGGAGCAGAGATCTGCCTGCTTCTCGTCATGATCTCAGCACATATTGGGGCAGAGTCAAACACTCCGCAGACATTTCAGATCCGAG AACACTGCTCACTTCTTCGGCGGGTCTCGAAAATGCCAAAGCACTGATTACTCAGTATAAGCAAGGCAAGATCCCACAGATGACTCCGGACCTATGGACCGCCAAGAAGATTGTTGACTCCACACTGCATCCGG ACACCGGAGAACCAGTATTTCTCCCCTTTCGCATGTCATGCTTCGTCCTATCCAATCTGGTCGTCACTGCGGGAATGCTCACACCGAACCTGACCACTACGGGAACAATTGCCTGGCAAGTCGCCAATCAGTCTCTCAACGTCGCCATCAACTTCTCAAATGCAAATAAGAGCACACCGATGTCGACCTCAAGCATAGTCCAATCCTACTTCTTGGCGGTTGGTGCAAGTTGCGGTGTTGCTGTCGGACTGAACTCCATCGTACCGAGACTGAAAAGTCTCAGTCCTAGTACAAAAGTCACCTTGGGTAGATTGGTGCCATTTGCTGCAGTGGCCAGCGCTGGTGTGCTGAACGTGTTCCTGATGAGAGGGGAAGAGATTCGTCGAGGCATCGACGTCTTCCCAAGCGAGTCCGAAGAGGTTCGCAAGAAGCGCGAGGAAGCTGGGCAGCCTCTCGAGTCGAtcggcaagagcaagaaggcagCCACCCTTGCAGTCGGCGAGACTGCTGTCTCCCGAGTACTCAACGCTACGCCGATCATGGTTATCCCGCCTCTCATCCTCGTACGATTGCAGCAGAGACAGTGGCTGAAGTCCCGGCCCCGGTTAGTACTGCCAGTCAATCTCGGACTCATCCTCACTACAAGCATATTCGCGCTGCCACTTGCTTTGGCAGCTTTCCCACAGCGACAAGCGGTAAAGGCCACGAGTCTGGAGAAGGAGTTCTGGGAATGTGGTGGAGAGAACGGCCTTGTTGAATTCAATAGAGGTATTTGA
- a CDS encoding uncharacterized protein (CAZy:GH13) has translation MSWLKQNLSNLRDEFSSASGAPPPQHQPTTAPPPPPVPPRPYPSQASGQQGYTPDNPLLFQAFEWHNKSESPPPHETHCHGSHWSRLSRLLPKLNELGVTSVWLPPGCKANNPDGNGYDCYDLWDLGEFDQKYTRSTRWGSREELHDLVQTASKLHGPHGYGGVELIWDAVLNHKTAGDAVEEAWAVEVDGHDRRVEICAPKKIEAWLKYEFPGREREGMKYSPMKWRAEHFSGTDWDQRSQKNAIYKLIDDPATCPRPNDQQLPMPGKPNNGFNRFARFAKDAMKSALLDGPPAKRPGKGWVDDVDHTHGNYDYLLFSNIYYHHPEVRNDILQWGRWMVEDVGISGFRLDAAQHFSWHFTREWIGQVHAASRRRFGKDAFVVGEVLAAEVSRQLRWLDTVTPQGCGTQLAYAFDAPLLYSFSRVSEDVRRGSKNADLRTLLSGPGDPDKQALVAVRPYQAVTFVTSHDTQTGQASCVPMDQGLKALFYAFILLRAGGLPYVFWGDLYGVCEGKKGEAAEDPHCRPPCEDGPHCENPVLPSLMLARKLFAYGAQTDSMDSQSCIGWTRSGTHDRPGCVVIMSIDKPNQWTVKSMVAGQPGERWIDILKGPEGRPEVVIDEQGRGLFACRGHTVSVYVREDTAFLGNFPVEFDHDPYSQ, from the coding sequence ATGTCATGGCTAAAGCAGAATCTGTCCAACCTCCGCGATGAATTCAGCTCGGCTTCTGGagcacctccaccacagcacCAGCCAACTaccgcaccaccaccacctcctgtTCCTCCTCGACCTTATCCCTCCCAGGCGTCAGGCCAGCAGGGATACACGCCAGACAACCCTTTGCTCTTCCAGGCTTTCGAATGGCACAACAAGTCTGAGTCTCCGCCCCCTCACGAAACGCACTGTCACGGCTCGCACTGGTCGCGACTCAGCCGCCTATTGCCCAAGTTGAACGAACTCGGTGTCACATCAGTGTGGCTACCACCCGGATGTAAAGCGAATAACCCAGATGGCAACGGTTACGACTGCTACGACTTGTGGGACCTGGGCGAGTTCGACCAGAAATATACGCGCAGTACGAGATGGGGAAGTCGCGAAGAACTGCATGATCTAGTTCAAACAGCCAGCAAACTACACGGACCACATGGTTACGGAGGTGTAGAGCTCATCTGGGATGCAGTATTGAATCACAAGACTGCTGGAGACGCAGTGGAAGAAGCTTGGGCTGTTGAGGTCGATGGACATGATCGCAGGGTGGAAATTTGCGCACCAAAGAAGATTGAGGCATGGCTGAAGTATGAATTCCCAGgtcgagaaagagaaggcaTGAAATATAGTCCGATGAAGTGGAGAGCAGAGCACTTCAGCGGCACGGATTGGGATCAGCGCAGCCAGAAGAATGCCATTTACAAATTGATAGACGACCCTGCGACTTGTCCAAGGCCGAACGATCAGCAGCTTCCTATGCCTGGCAAGCCAAATAATGGTTTCAACCGTTTCGCGAGATTCGCAAAAGATGCAATGAAGAGCGCACTCCTTGATGGCCCTCCGGCTAAACGACCCGGTAAGGGTTGGGTAGACGATGTGGATCACACGCATGGCAACTACGATTACCTTCTCTTCTCGAACATTTACTACCACCACCCTGAAGTTCGCAACGATATCCTACAATGGGGCAGATGGATGGTTGAAGACGTTGGCATCAGTGGGTTCAGACTGGACGCTGCACAGCATTTCAGCTGGCACTTCACACGAGAGTGGATTGGTCAAGTCCATGCTGCTAGTCGAAGACGGTTTGGCAAGGATGCGTTTGTCGTCGGCGAGGTACTGGCTGCCGAGGTCAGCAGACAGCTCAGATGGCTTGACACAGTTACTCCGCAAGGCTGTGGTACGCAGCTGGCATATGCTTTCGATGCGCCCTTGCTGTACAGCTTCAGTCGCGTGTCTGAAGATGTACGCCGAGGCAGCAAGAACGCTGATCTCAGAACTCTGCTTTCCGGTCCAGGAGATCCGGACAAGCAGGCACTGGTAGCGGTCCGGCCATATCAAGCTGTGACATTTGTCACCAGTCATGATACACAGACCGGACAGGCAAGTTGTGTCCCTATGGATCAGGGTCTCAAGGCACTATTCTACGCGTTCATCTTGCTTCGCGCTGGAGGGTTACCATACGTCTTCTGGGGTGACCTATACGGAGTCTGTGAAGGTAAGAAAGGAGAAGCGGCCGAAGACCCGCATTGCCGACCACCTTGTGAGGACGGTCCTCACTGCGAAAATCCTGTACTGCCATCCTTGATGCTTGCTCGGAAGCTCTTTGCGTACGGGGCGCAGACAGACTCTATGGACAGCCAGTCATGCATTGGCTGGACGAGATCAGGCACTCACGATCGACCCGGCTGCGTAGTCATCATGAGCATCGATAAGCCAAATCAGTGGACAGTCAAGAGTATGGTTGCTGGTCAGCCTGGCGAGAGGTGGATTGACATTCTGAAAGGACCAGAAGGTCGACCAGAGGTTGTGATTGACGAGCAGGGCCGTGGTTTGTTCGCGTGCAGAGGGCACACCGTCAGCGTGTATGTGAGAGAAGACACTGCGTTTCTGGGCAATTTCCCTGTTGAATTTGATCACGACCCATATAGTCAATAG
- the MIR1 gene encoding mitochondrial phosphate carrier protein, with amino-acid sequence MSGTATQPPQSTGIGKLDAAKENVAANTPEKLSGVALYSRFAFAGAVCCSVTHGGLTPVDVVKTRIQLDPATYNRGLVGGFRQVIAKEGAGALLTGAGPTFAGYFLQGAFKFGGYEFFKQQAINYLGYETASNNRTAVYLASSATAEFFADIALCPLEATRIRLVSEPTYASGLVSGFTRMAKEEGFGAFYSGFGPILFKQVPYTMAKFVVYEKVSEAAYKNFFDKEKTSSGMQTVINLGSGLIAGFAAAIVSQPADTMLSKINKTKGLPGEGTTSRLLKIAKELGIRGSYSGIGARLFMVGTLTAGQFAIYGDIKKAIGAVGGVEIASK; translated from the exons ATGTCTGGAACCGCGACACAACCGCCGCAGAGCACCGGCATTGGCAAGCTCGACGCCGCAAAGGAGAATGTGGCAGCAAACACACCCGAGAAGCTCAGCGGAGTCGCTCTCTACTCGCGCTTCGCTTTCGCCGGTGCTGTCTGCTGTTCAGTGACCCACGGTGGTCTCACACCCGTCGATGT CGTCAAGACCCGTATCCAGCTTGACCCAGCAACCTACAATCGCGGACTGGTCGGTGGCTTCCGTCAAGTCATCGCAAAGGAGGGTGCCGGCGCTCTTCTGACCGGTGCTGGCCCAACTTTCGCCGGTTACTTCCTCCAGGGTGCTTTCAAGTTCGGTGGTTACGAGTTCTTCAAGCAACAAGCCATCAACTACCTTGGCTACGAGACTGCATCAAACAACCGCACTGCCGTTTACCTCGCATCCTCTGCCACCGCCGAGTTCTTCGCCGATATTGCCCTCTGCCCTCTCGAGGCTACCCGTATCCGATTGGTGTCTGAGCCAACCTACGCCAGCGGTCTCGTTTCTGGCTTCACTCGCATGG CCAAGGAAGAAGGATTTGGCGCTTTCTACTCTGGTTTCGGACCAATCCTCTTCAAGCA GGTCCCATACACCATGGCCAAATTCGTCGTTTACGAGAAGGTCTCTGAGGCTGCTTAcaagaacttcttcgacAAGGAGAAGACCAGCTCCGGCATGCAGACCGTCATCAACCTTGGCTCCGGTTTGATTGCCGGCTTCGCTGCCGCCATTGTTTCGCAACCAGCCGATACCATGCTGTCCAAGATCAACAAGACAAAGGGTCTGCCAGGCGAGGGCACCACTTCAAGATTGCTGAAGATAGCTAAAGAGTTGGGCATCCGCGGCTCGTACAGCGGCATTGGCGCCCGTCTCTTCATGGTCGGCACCCTGACTGCGGGCCAGTTCGCGATCTACGGCGACATCAAGAAGGCAATCGGAGCTGTAGGTGGGGTGGAGATCGCCTCGAAATAG